A genomic segment from Canis aureus isolate CA01 chromosome 4, VMU_Caureus_v.1.0, whole genome shotgun sequence encodes:
- the LOC144312904 gene encoding uncharacterized protein LOC144312904 produces the protein MGEGERINIHPDSRSAFSTAHLRGAPYRERGLLTAEGKTVKNRTEILEPLRALWLPKAQAITHCPGHQRADTPVARGTRRADSEAKEVALTVTQVLATTRPDPGAPTLLGTPNCTDTDLHWIKRLPVTQCSRGWWRAADSSIILPEELGRRVLSRTHRSTHMGTRKMEDLIRHAKITMKDSPAKSCHACQLTNATAHGSNSGTWLRGDRPGAYWEVDFTEVKPGRYGYKYLLVFVDTFSGWTEAFPTKHETAQTMTKKLLEDILPRTHEQVWPKLRPL, from the exons atgggggaaggtGAACGAATCAACATCCACCCCGACAGCAGGTCCGCCTTCTCCACCGCTCACCTCCGCGGAGCCccttacagagagagagggctcctgacagcagagggaaagactgttaaaaacagaacggagattcttgaacccctgagggccctctggctgcccaaggcccagGCCATCacccactgtccggggcaccagagagcagacacaccagtagccaggggaaccCGGCGAGCAGACTCAGAAGCTAAGGAGGTGGCCCTTacggtgacccaggtcttagcaaccacgcgaCCTGATCCGGGGGCACCAACCCTGCTTGGCACCCCCAACTGTACTGAcactgacttacactggatcaaacgcttgcctgtGACCCAGTGCTcgcgtggctggtggagggccgcagactccagcatcatcttgccagaggaactaggacggcgagtcctatccagaACGCATCGGAGCACTCACATGgggacaaggaagatggaagacctcatacgacatgcaaagatcactatgaAAGACTCTCCAGCAAAGAGCTGCCacgcatgccagttaactaatgccaccgcccatggatctaactcGGGCACCTGGCTCcgaggggaccgcccaggagcctactgggaagtggacttcactgaggtaaaacctggacgATACGGGTAcaagtatttactagtgtttgtagatactttttcaggatggacagaggcatttcccaccaaacatgaaacagcacagaccatgaccaagaaactgctggaagacatcttaccgag aacccatgagcaggtgtggcctaagctgaggccTCTATGA